From the bacterium genome, one window contains:
- a CDS encoding hybrid sensor histidine kinase/response regulator: MDSRASLLIVDDERGPTESLRMVFKSEFEVYTAPGGHEALEILQAQPIDIVTLDLRMPGMPGVEVMEQIKRHDPDIEIIVVTGYASLDSAVRGLRNQVFDYVTKPFDVPQISSLVHRALERRRESLRARRVKDDFLANLSHELRTPLSAIIGYNSILTEELHTRLNEDQRVAFDRIQANSQKLLNLIETVLLLNSLDAGELRLTLSTFDVRETLRRVARQFAAAARQRGLGLSVEGDLTPIWVTSDEHKLERILWALIDNAVKFTPDGSIGLGSHLSADRTQVEISVRDTGVGIHSTDIAQLVEDIVPAPTARARGLGLGLRMASRLTQFLGGRLQVRSEHHGGTHFTIAIPVLASDPHEPGVPHV, encoded by the coding sequence ATGGACAGTCGCGCTTCATTACTGATCGTCGATGACGAACGCGGGCCGACCGAGTCGTTGCGGATGGTCTTCAAGTCCGAGTTCGAGGTCTACACGGCCCCCGGCGGTCACGAGGCGCTCGAGATCCTCCAGGCGCAACCGATCGACATCGTCACCCTCGACCTGCGCATGCCCGGCATGCCGGGCGTCGAGGTGATGGAGCAGATCAAACGCCACGACCCGGACATCGAGATCATCGTCGTCACCGGCTATGCCTCGCTCGACTCCGCCGTGCGCGGCCTGCGCAACCAGGTCTTCGACTACGTCACCAAGCCGTTCGACGTGCCGCAGATCTCGAGCCTGGTGCACCGCGCCCTGGAGCGGCGCCGCGAGTCGCTGCGCGCCCGGCGCGTGAAGGACGACTTCCTCGCCAACCTGTCGCACGAGCTGCGCACCCCGCTCAGCGCCATCATCGGCTACAACTCGATCCTCACCGAGGAGCTGCACACCCGCCTGAACGAGGACCAGCGGGTCGCCTTCGACCGCATCCAGGCGAACTCGCAGAAGCTCCTCAACCTGATCGAGACCGTGCTGCTGCTCAACTCGCTCGACGCGGGCGAGCTGCGCCTCACCCTCTCCACCTTCGACGTGCGCGAGACGCTGCGCCGGGTCGCCCGTCAGTTCGCCGCCGCCGCCCGGCAGCGCGGGCTCGGCCTTTCGGTCGAAGGCGATCTGACGCCGATCTGGGTGACCAGCGACGAACACAAACTGGAGCGCATCCTCTGGGCGCTGATCGACAACGCCGTCAAGTTCACCCCCGACGGCTCGATCGGCCTCGGCTCGCACCTCTCCGCCGACCGGACGCAGGTCGAGATCAGCGTCCGCGACACCGGCGTCGGCATCCACAGCACCGACATCGCGCAGCTCGTCGAGGACATCGTCCCGGCGCCCACCGCCCGCGCCCGCGGCCTCGGCCTCGGCCTGCGCATGGCCTCCCGTCTCACCCAGTTTCTCGGCGGCCGACTGCAGGTCCGCAGCGAGCACCACGGCGGCACGCACTTCACCATCGCCATCCCGGTCCTCGCCTCCGACCCGCACGAGCCGGGGGTGCCGCATGTCTGA
- the cofG gene encoding 7,8-didemethyl-8-hydroxy-5-deazariboflavin synthase CofG: MHGMFEPDAAPRQLDAVDAASRRILDRALAGEPIADDAARHLLDGPAPLAAVLAVAGALRTRHKGRVVTYSPKVFLPITNLCLDRCSYCTFRQDPDSPAAWTMLPEEVRDWSRRGRALGCIEALLCLGDKPERAYRSYRRTLAVLGCDTTIDYVAHCCRIALDEGLLPHTNAGVMSAEEMARLRPLNVSMGLMLESVSDRLRGRGGAHQQAPDKDPALRLAMLRAAGELRIPFTTGILLGIGETPAERVASLRAIAELQAAHGHIQEVIIQNFRAKPSTRMAAAPEPESVETARTIAVARLMMPTMNIQAPPNLSPLDHRLFLAAGINDWGGISPLTLDYVNPEAPWPPVQTLAETCRDEGFTLVPRLPVYAEYVAQPGWLDEGMRRRVDSAALERGARHVG; the protein is encoded by the coding sequence ATGCACGGGATGTTCGAACCGGACGCCGCCCCGCGGCAGCTCGACGCCGTCGACGCCGCCAGTCGACGGATCCTCGACCGCGCCCTCGCGGGCGAGCCGATCGCCGACGACGCCGCCCGCCACCTGCTCGACGGCCCCGCCCCGCTCGCCGCGGTGCTGGCAGTGGCCGGCGCGCTGCGCACCCGCCACAAGGGCCGGGTGGTGACCTATTCGCCGAAGGTCTTCCTGCCGATCACCAACCTCTGCCTCGACCGCTGCTCGTACTGCACCTTCCGCCAGGACCCCGACTCGCCGGCGGCCTGGACCATGCTGCCCGAGGAGGTGCGCGACTGGAGCCGCCGCGGCCGCGCCCTCGGCTGCATCGAGGCGCTGCTGTGCCTCGGCGACAAGCCCGAGCGCGCCTACCGGTCGTACCGCCGCACCCTCGCCGTGCTCGGCTGCGACACCACCATCGACTACGTCGCCCACTGCTGCCGCATCGCCCTCGACGAGGGGCTGCTGCCGCACACCAACGCCGGCGTCATGAGCGCCGAGGAGATGGCCCGGCTGCGGCCGCTGAACGTCAGCATGGGGCTGATGCTCGAGTCGGTGAGCGACCGGCTGCGCGGCCGCGGCGGCGCCCACCAGCAGGCGCCCGACAAGGACCCGGCGCTGCGCCTGGCGATGCTGCGCGCCGCCGGCGAGCTGCGCATCCCGTTCACCACCGGCATCCTGCTCGGCATCGGCGAGACACCCGCCGAGCGGGTCGCCAGCCTGCGCGCCATCGCCGAGCTGCAGGCCGCGCACGGCCACATCCAGGAAGTGATCATCCAGAACTTCCGCGCCAAGCCGAGCACCCGCATGGCGGCGGCGCCGGAGCCGGAGAGCGTCGAGACGGCGCGCACCATCGCCGTCGCGCGCCTGATGATGCCGACGATGAACATCCAGGCGCCGCCCAATCTGAGCCCGCTCGACCACCGCCTGTTCCTCGCCGCCGGCATCAACGACTGGGGCGGCATCTCGCCGCTCACCCTCGACTACGTGAACCCGGAAGCGCCATGGCCGCCGGTGCAGACGCTGGCCGAGACCTGTCGCGACGAGGGCTTCACCCTCGTCCCTCGCCTGCCGGTGTACGCGGAGTACGTGGCGCAGCCGGGGTGGCTCGACGAGGGCATGCGTCGCCGCGTAGACTCGGCGGCGTTGGAACGAGGAGCCCGCCATGTGGGATGA